In one window of Desulfurella amilsii DNA:
- a CDS encoding sugar phosphate nucleotidyltransferase translates to MKTILMAGGFGTRLRPLTIKIPKPMVPIANKPIMLRVINLLKRHLLKDISVLLFFQHDIIKNFFQDGQELGVDLSYILPDEDYGTAGAVKYAIIEENTNEPILIISSDILCDFNLTKAIESHKEKNAKATIVLTHTKDPTSYGIVITDSNSDIEKFLEKPSWGEVFSDLINTGIYILEKEAYDFIPKNAEFDFSKDLFPLLLEKGIKINAFVDNGYWKDIGNISEYFAANMDCLESKVYAELDEEKIENTNFFVGKNANINFTSMLSDNLIIGENSIIEPKAKIKNSIIGKNVRIGKNCNIENTIIWDNAQIFQDCEIRNSIILDNVTIGSQTTIDDNCVISSSVKIGNNVVIKPNVKIWPNKEVESGAILSSSLIWAEKWSYMLFAKYGVTGLANLEITPEFCTKLGSAYATSLKEKSTVVCGRDTHPVSRLLNRALMSGVLSCGVSVEDLSDTPIPIIRYIIKTTGKSGGFYLRRSPFDTEFVDIKFFDNNGMDIVSSKEKTIERLFFREDFRKSPINKVGNLNFPYHVIESYNNSILNKINIESIKQKGLRVVIDYSFGSASKILPNILGKIGIEVISLNAFIEPNKTTRTKEEFDQAQNTLSIITKSTNADLGIMLDSGCEKVFLVDNHGEIIDNEQAVRALILLQAQQLKGKKVILPINASFMCEKLCNDLNIDFYESPFTMKELMYNAYNLKADFSADANGGFLFSDYQYFFDGIYSTLKILELLSLQNKNISYFANMYESTPKAKLLLPCPFDKKGIAMRKLFEKTQTVDRLTTFGIKVYHRDIEGWVLLYPEEDKSYFTIEANAKSQSDVDTLIHAYAEMVKEYI, encoded by the coding sequence GTGAAAACAATATTAATGGCAGGTGGCTTTGGAACAAGACTTAGACCACTTACTATAAAAATACCTAAACCAATGGTACCAATCGCTAATAAACCTATAATGCTTCGTGTAATTAATTTGCTAAAGCGCCATCTTCTAAAAGATATAAGCGTGCTATTGTTCTTCCAACATGATATCATAAAGAACTTTTTTCAAGATGGCCAAGAATTAGGGGTCGATTTGAGCTACATCTTGCCTGACGAAGACTATGGCACAGCTGGAGCAGTTAAATATGCAATTATAGAGGAAAATACAAACGAACCAATACTGATTATAAGCTCTGATATACTGTGTGATTTTAACCTTACAAAAGCAATTGAATCTCATAAGGAAAAAAATGCAAAAGCAACAATTGTCTTGACTCACACAAAAGATCCTACATCATATGGCATAGTAATTACAGATAGTAACTCGGATATTGAAAAATTTTTAGAAAAACCATCATGGGGGGAAGTATTTTCCGATTTGATAAATACAGGTATTTATATATTAGAAAAAGAAGCCTACGATTTTATACCAAAAAATGCAGAGTTTGATTTCAGTAAAGATTTATTCCCGCTTTTATTAGAAAAAGGCATAAAAATTAACGCATTCGTAGACAATGGCTACTGGAAAGATATTGGTAATATCTCAGAGTACTTTGCAGCAAACATGGATTGCCTAGAATCAAAAGTATATGCAGAATTAGATGAAGAAAAAATCGAAAACACAAATTTTTTTGTAGGTAAGAATGCTAATATTAACTTTACATCTATGCTTTCTGACAATCTCATTATTGGTGAAAACTCTATTATTGAACCCAAAGCAAAAATAAAAAATTCTATTATTGGCAAAAATGTCCGCATTGGAAAAAATTGCAATATAGAAAATACAATTATTTGGGACAATGCGCAAATTTTCCAAGACTGTGAAATAAGAAATTCAATAATTTTAGATAATGTTACAATAGGCAGCCAAACTACAATTGACGATAACTGCGTTATATCAAGTTCAGTAAAAATAGGAAACAACGTAGTCATAAAGCCCAATGTTAAAATCTGGCCAAACAAAGAAGTGGAATCTGGAGCAATTTTGTCATCATCTTTAATATGGGCAGAAAAGTGGTCTTATATGCTCTTTGCAAAATATGGGGTAACGGGGCTGGCAAATTTAGAAATTACACCAGAATTTTGTACAAAGCTTGGTTCTGCTTATGCAACTAGTTTAAAAGAAAAATCTACTGTAGTGTGTGGCAGAGATACGCATCCCGTATCAAGGCTTTTAAATAGAGCTTTAATGTCTGGAGTCTTATCGTGCGGTGTCAGCGTAGAAGATCTAAGCGATACGCCTATACCCATTATAAGATACATCATAAAAACAACTGGTAAATCTGGCGGTTTTTATTTGAGACGCTCTCCGTTTGATACAGAATTTGTGGATATTAAGTTTTTTGACAACAATGGCATGGACATAGTTAGTTCAAAAGAGAAAACTATAGAAAGACTTTTTTTTAGAGAAGACTTTAGAAAATCACCCATCAATAAAGTAGGCAACTTAAATTTTCCATACCATGTCATAGAAAGCTATAACAACTCCATTTTAAACAAAATAAATATCGAAAGTATTAAACAAAAAGGTCTAAGAGTAGTCATAGACTACTCATTTGGCAGCGCATCAAAAATTCTGCCAAATATATTAGGAAAAATTGGCATTGAGGTAATTAGCTTAAATGCCTTTATAGAGCCAAACAAGACCACACGAACAAAAGAAGAATTTGATCAAGCCCAAAATACATTATCAATTATTACAAAAAGCACAAATGCTGATTTGGGGATAATGTTGGATTCGGGATGTGAAAAAGTTTTTTTGGTTGACAACCATGGCGAAATAATAGATAATGAACAGGCTGTAAGAGCGTTAATCTTACTCCAAGCTCAACAATTAAAGGGTAAGAAAGTTATTTTACCAATAAATGCTTCTTTTATGTGCGAAAAACTTTGCAACGATTTGAATATAGACTTTTATGAGTCTCCTTTTACAATGAAGGAATTGATGTATAATGCTTATAACCTAAAAGCAGACTTCAGTGCTGATGCAAACGGCGGTTTTTTGTTTAGCGATTATCAATACTTTTTTGATGGTATATACTCAACACTGAAAATATTAGAGCTGTTGAGTTTGCAAAATAAAAATATCTCTTATTTTGCCAATATGTACGAGTCTACACCTAAAGCTAAACTCTTGTTACCATGTCCATTTGATAAAAAAGGCATAGCAATGAGGAAGCTGTTTGAAAAAACGCAAACTGTAGATAGACTCACTACATTTGGTATTAAAGTTTATCATAGGGATATAGAAGGATGGGTGTTGCTCTATCCTGAAGAAGATAAGTCTTACTTTACAATAGAAGCGAATGCAAAATCCCAAAGCGATGTAGATACGCTAATTCACGCATACGCAGAAATGGTAAAAGAATACATTTAA
- the rpsB gene encoding 30S ribosomal protein S2 codes for MSHITMKELLEAGVHFGHQTKRWNPKMKPYIFAARKGIHIIDLQQTLYYFEKAYEFVEDQAAANKAILFVCTKKQGQDEIREAAIACGMPYVTYKWLGGLLTNFSTVRKGVENFKKLAELEETGEINKYTKKEAKILMKKKEKLEKYLSGIKNMTKLPDVIIAVDTKREELAIEEANKLKIPLVALVDTNCDPDSIDYIIPGNDDAIRSISLLAQKMQEAVSRGRERYNKEAAEKIESDKFEAAVSEKIEGEEELIEEEDI; via the coding sequence ATGTCTCACATTACAATGAAAGAGCTTTTGGAAGCTGGGGTTCACTTTGGCCATCAAACTAAACGCTGGAACCCAAAAATGAAACCTTACATTTTTGCTGCGAGAAAGGGTATTCATATTATTGATTTGCAGCAGACACTGTATTATTTTGAAAAAGCCTACGAGTTTGTGGAAGATCAAGCTGCCGCTAACAAGGCGATCCTTTTTGTTTGCACAAAAAAACAGGGTCAGGACGAAATTAGAGAGGCAGCGATTGCGTGTGGTATGCCTTATGTTACTTACAAATGGTTAGGTGGGTTGCTGACGAACTTTTCTACAGTAAGAAAAGGCGTAGAAAACTTTAAAAAACTTGCAGAGCTTGAAGAAACTGGAGAAATCAACAAGTACACAAAAAAAGAAGCAAAAATTTTAATGAAAAAGAAAGAAAAGCTAGAAAAATACTTATCTGGTATCAAAAATATGACTAAATTACCAGATGTTATTATCGCAGTTGATACGAAACGCGAAGAGCTTGCCATTGAAGAGGCAAATAAACTAAAAATTCCGTTAGTTGCACTTGTTGATACAAATTGCGATCCAGATTCGATCGATTATATTATTCCTGGCAACGACGATGCAATTAGATCTATAAGTTTGTTAGCACAAAAGATGCAGGAAGCTGTGTCAAGAGGCAGGGAGCGTTACAATAAGGAAGCTGCCGAAAAGATAGAATCAGATAAGTTTGAAGCCGCAGTATCTGAAAAAATAGAAGGCGAAGAAGAGCTTATTGAAGAGGAGGATATATAG
- the tsf gene encoding translation elongation factor Ts has protein sequence MEINAQLVKELRERTGAGMMDCKKALEQTNGDMDKAIEKLREMGLASARKKSIRVANEGKIVSYIHAGGKIGVMVELNCETDFVANTDEFIQLAKDIAMHIAATNPLYVDKESVPQEIIEKEKSFQKEQLLKSGKPENVLDKILDGKINKYLEDICVLDQPFVKNEMVKVKDLINNAIAKFGENIILRRFVRFKLGEE, from the coding sequence ATGGAAATAAATGCACAGTTAGTTAAAGAACTAAGAGAGCGCACAGGCGCAGGAATGATGGATTGTAAAAAAGCGCTAGAGCAAACAAATGGTGATATGGATAAAGCAATAGAAAAACTTAGAGAAATGGGTCTTGCAAGTGCTAGAAAAAAATCGATTAGGGTTGCCAACGAAGGTAAAATTGTAAGCTATATTCACGCTGGTGGTAAAATAGGCGTGATGGTTGAATTGAATTGCGAAACTGACTTTGTTGCGAATACAGATGAATTTATTCAACTTGCAAAAGACATAGCCATGCATATTGCTGCCACAAATCCACTTTACGTTGACAAAGAAAGTGTTCCTCAAGAAATAATCGAAAAAGAAAAATCTTTTCAAAAAGAACAGCTATTAAAAAGCGGTAAGCCTGAGAATGTTTTAGATAAAATATTAGACGGTAAAATTAACAAATATCTGGAAGACATTTGCGTATTGGACCAGCCTTTTGTAAAAAATGAGATGGTAAAAGTAAAAGATTTAATTAATAATGCTATAGCAAAATTTGGCGAAAATATAATACTTAGAAGATTTGTAAGATTTAAGTTAGGGGAAGAGTAA
- the pyrH gene encoding UMP kinase: MGNYVYNNVLLKLSGEALLGELPFGIDDRMIKKISIEVKQIWEMGVSVSIVIGGGNIFRGIKGASHGMDRASADYMGMLATVINGLALQDSLEKLDVPTRVISAIEMRQISEPYIRRRALRHLEKGRVVIFVAGTGNPYFTTDTAAALRAMEMGAQVLLKATKVDGIYDQDPMVYKNAKLIEKITYIQVLDQNLKVMDSTAISMCMEYKLPIIVLNINKEGILKSTIEGKQVGTLVS; the protein is encoded by the coding sequence GTGGGTAATTATGTATATAATAATGTTTTATTAAAATTAAGTGGGGAAGCTTTGCTTGGCGAGCTTCCTTTTGGTATAGATGACAGGATGATTAAAAAAATATCAATCGAGGTTAAACAGATTTGGGAAATGGGCGTGAGTGTCTCGATTGTTATCGGCGGAGGAAATATTTTTAGAGGCATTAAAGGTGCATCGCATGGTATGGATAGGGCAAGTGCAGATTACATGGGCATGCTTGCCACTGTTATAAACGGGTTGGCGCTACAGGATAGCTTGGAAAAACTTGATGTGCCAACACGCGTCATAAGTGCCATAGAAATGAGGCAGATATCTGAGCCATATATAAGACGAAGGGCGCTTAGACATCTTGAAAAAGGTAGAGTTGTAATATTTGTTGCGGGAACCGGAAACCCATATTTTACCACCGATACTGCAGCAGCCCTAAGGGCCATGGAAATGGGCGCTCAAGTGTTGTTGAAGGCTACGAAAGTAGATGGCATTTACGATCAAGATCCAATGGTTTACAAAAATGCAAAATTAATAGAGAAAATTACTTACATACAGGTTCTTGATCAAAATTTGAAAGTCATGGATTCAACTGCTATATCTATGTGTATGGAGTATAAATTGCCCATTATTGTTTTAAATATAAATAAAGAAGGTATCTTAAAAAGTACAATAGAAGGTAAACAGGTAGGCACATTGGTTAGCTAA
- the frr gene encoding ribosome recycling factor has product MIEEVKPIVLEMEKALLAYKHYVTSLKTGKAHSLFVENILVESYDKKMPLKQIASISVPDATTIIIKPWDLSLLKAIEKAILKSNIGLTPNNDGKSIKINMPPMTEEDRKNIVKQLKQESEKYKVNIRNIRKKANAVLKDLEKDKAISKDDLKKEEDEMQKLTDKYIKEIDDLFSLKQKEILSV; this is encoded by the coding sequence ATGATTGAGGAAGTTAAACCCATTGTTTTGGAAATGGAAAAGGCTCTTTTAGCTTATAAACATTATGTAACCTCGCTAAAAACAGGTAAAGCGCATAGTTTGTTTGTAGAAAATATTCTGGTAGAAAGCTACGACAAGAAAATGCCGCTAAAGCAAATTGCCTCAATATCTGTCCCAGATGCGACGACTATCATCATAAAACCTTGGGATTTAAGCTTATTAAAAGCAATAGAAAAGGCTATTTTAAAATCAAATATTGGTTTGACACCAAATAACGACGGCAAAAGCATAAAAATTAATATGCCTCCTATGACAGAAGAAGATAGGAAAAATATTGTTAAACAGCTTAAGCAAGAAAGTGAAAAATACAAAGTAAATATAAGAAACATAAGAAAAAAAGCCAATGCAGTTCTAAAAGATTTAGAGAAAGACAAAGCCATATCTAAAGATGATTTAAAAAAAGAAGAAGATGAGATGCAAAAATTAACGGATAAATACATTAAAGAAATAGATGATTTATTTAGTCTAAAACAAAAAGAGATTTTATCTGTTTAA
- a CDS encoding isoprenyl transferase — protein sequence MNIPKHIAIIMDGNGRWASLQGKKRIYGHFIGSSVIDKIAIKAKELKVEYLTLYAFSTENWKRPKSEVNFLMRLLGIQIRKKIDFMMKENIKFNCIGDITKLPQKQQETILNLQEKTQKNSDLTINFAINYGSYMEILRACKNICLDFNSKKIDCTNLNEKSFEQYLYTKDIPSVDLLIRTGGEKRISNFLLWQIAYAELIFLDKYWPEFNEEDFVYCIKEFGERKRRFGGIDD from the coding sequence ATGAATATTCCCAAACATATAGCTATTATAATGGATGGAAATGGCCGTTGGGCTAGCCTTCAAGGTAAAAAAAGGATTTATGGTCATTTTATTGGCTCATCAGTTATTGATAAGATAGCTATTAAAGCAAAGGAACTTAAAGTTGAATATTTGACTTTGTATGCATTTTCAACAGAAAATTGGAAAAGGCCTAAATCTGAAGTTAATTTTTTAATGAGATTGCTGGGTATACAGATACGAAAAAAAATAGATTTTATGATGAAAGAAAACATAAAATTTAATTGTATTGGCGATATTACAAAATTACCTCAAAAACAACAAGAAACTATATTAAACTTGCAAGAAAAAACCCAAAAAAATAGCGATTTAACAATAAATTTTGCAATCAATTACGGTTCTTATATGGAAATTTTGCGAGCATGTAAAAATATATGCCTTGATTTTAATTCAAAAAAAATTGATTGCACTAATCTTAATGAAAAAAGCTTCGAACAGTATTTATACACTAAAGACATACCCAGCGTTGATTTGCTTATAAGAACTGGTGGCGAAAAAAGAATCAGCAATTTTTTATTATGGCAGATAGCTTATGCAGAATTAATTTTTTTAGATAAATATTGGCCTGAGTTTAACGAAGAAGATTTTGTGTATTGTATTAAGGAATTTGGCGAGCGAAAAAGACGATTTGGCGGAATTGATGACTAA
- a CDS encoding phosphatidate cytidylyltransferase: MTKRIISASILIPVALICIFYAPFWLLKLIILALSLISYHEWLSFNPPKERFLYFILALAFLSNILFGFEHVLIVLMLIFLIHMIIGFNSIDKDRVLAQYYLLGGIFYVSLYTFFINIIQFNNGRWLFLILCVGIWVGDSFAYFCGKSFGRIKLARTISPKKTYEGAICGVVFGTVSALILGYFANIDLKVAFGIGFVANIAGIFGDLSESVIKRIYNRKDSSNIIPGHGGMLDRLDSLAFSAFLVYLMFLWKIF; this comes from the coding sequence ATGACTAAAAGGATTATTAGCGCTTCAATACTCATCCCCGTTGCGCTAATTTGTATATTTTATGCGCCTTTTTGGTTACTAAAGCTTATAATATTAGCTTTAAGCTTGATATCGTACCATGAGTGGTTAAGTTTTAACCCTCCAAAAGAAAGGTTTTTATATTTTATTTTAGCATTAGCTTTTTTATCAAATATTTTATTTGGTTTTGAGCATGTATTAATTGTTTTGATGTTAATTTTTTTGATCCACATGATTATTGGCTTTAACAGTATTGACAAAGATAGAGTGTTGGCTCAATATTACCTACTTGGCGGTATATTTTATGTATCACTTTACACTTTTTTTATCAATATTATTCAATTCAATAACGGTAGGTGGCTGTTTTTAATACTTTGTGTGGGTATTTGGGTTGGAGATTCTTTTGCATACTTTTGCGGTAAATCTTTCGGTAGAATTAAATTGGCAAGAACTATAAGCCCTAAAAAGACTTACGAAGGCGCTATTTGCGGTGTTGTTTTTGGCACAGTTTCAGCTCTGATTTTGGGATATTTTGCGAATATAGATTTGAAAGTAGCTTTTGGAATAGGTTTTGTGGCCAACATAGCAGGTATATTTGGAGATTTGTCCGAATCTGTAATAAAGCGTATATATAACAGAAAAGATTCATCCAATATTATACCTGGACATGGTGGCATGCTTGATAGACTTGATAGTCTTGCTTTTTCGGCGTTTTTAGTATATTTAATGTTTTTATGGAAAATATTTTAA
- the dxr gene encoding 1-deoxy-D-xylulose-5-phosphate reductoisomerase, with protein sequence MENILILGSTGSIGQNAIEIIKKGSKYNIIGIAFNKNISKAIEQIKLLKPKYVYVAKADYIEQLKQLFPTIKYFTQDALVDLIAKSDVDFVINAFVGSAGILPSYYAIYYKKKFALANKESLVVAGKILTDLAKKNNIEIIPIDSEHSAIYQCLDGKRQYLNKIILTASGGPFRQTDKEQFANITKEMALHHPKWNMGAKITIDSATMMNKGFEVIEAGWLFDLESHQIEVVVHKECVMHSAVEFIDGSIIAQMALPDMKLPIAYALYKPHRIEFKNKLSFVDIGSLTFEKPDLEKFELLALAQEAFRKKDKNLGLLLNAADEVCVEHFLENKIKFTDIPKIIKQIIVDFEDNLSNNIFELQAQTQMIKTQTIKLIEKTRGF encoded by the coding sequence ATGGAAAATATTTTAATTTTAGGCTCGACTGGCTCTATTGGCCAAAATGCGATTGAGATTATAAAAAAAGGCTCAAAGTATAATATAATAGGTATTGCGTTTAATAAAAATATAAGCAAAGCTATTGAGCAAATAAAATTGTTAAAGCCAAAGTATGTTTATGTGGCAAAAGCAGATTATATTGAACAGCTAAAGCAACTATTCCCGACCATCAAATATTTTACGCAAGATGCACTTGTTGATTTGATTGCCAAAAGTGATGTGGATTTTGTTATCAATGCATTTGTTGGAAGCGCTGGTATTTTGCCTTCCTATTACGCGATTTATTATAAGAAAAAATTTGCTTTAGCAAACAAAGAAAGTCTTGTTGTAGCAGGGAAAATACTAACAGATTTAGCCAAAAAAAATAATATTGAAATTATACCCATAGACAGTGAACATTCTGCTATATATCAGTGTTTGGACGGTAAAAGACAATATTTAAATAAAATTATACTTACAGCATCTGGTGGTCCTTTTAGACAAACAGACAAAGAACAATTTGCAAATATAACAAAAGAGATGGCTCTGCATCATCCAAAGTGGAATATGGGCGCAAAAATAACAATTGATTCTGCTACAATGATGAATAAAGGTTTTGAAGTAATTGAAGCTGGATGGCTTTTTGATTTAGAAAGTCATCAGATAGAGGTAGTTGTGCATAAAGAGTGTGTAATGCACTCAGCTGTGGAGTTTATAGATGGAAGCATAATTGCCCAAATGGCACTGCCCGATATGAAACTTCCCATCGCTTATGCATTGTACAAACCGCATAGGATTGAGTTTAAAAATAAACTTTCATTTGTTGATATTGGAAGTTTAACTTTTGAAAAACCAGATTTGGAGAAATTTGAGCTTTTGGCGTTAGCTCAAGAGGCATTTAGAAAAAAAGATAAAAATTTAGGGCTTTTGCTTAACGCGGCTGATGAAGTGTGTGTTGAGCATTTTTTGGAAAATAAAATTAAATTTACGGACATACCAAAAATAATCAAACAAATTATTGTAGATTTTGAGGATAATTTGTCAAATAATATTTTTGAGTTACAAGCTCAAACGCAAATGATTAAAACACAGACTATTAAATTGATTGAAAAAACAAGGGGGTTTTAA
- the rseP gene encoding RIP metalloprotease RseP, with protein MYILYGILALVVMIIIHEFGHFIVAVLSGVKVERFSIGFGPVLLKKQTKITEFVISAVPLGGYVKMKGEDPNSIDENDREGAFYAQSVYKRMLIVFAGPFFNILSAVLFFAIAYFIGIQTLSPQIGKVLKDSPAYFAHLQPKDTVRKINNIDVTTWEDMSKIIKTHDNLNLIVKRDGKLISVYIKPKAEVVKNPLGYSEKIHVIGILPSGETTIVKYPIWKSLYLGVEKTIYITKLTIEGIIRLIGGFIPSSEVGGPIMIVDIASKAAQAGFGAFLIFASIISINLGLLNLFPIPVLDGGHLMFFTIEAIRKKPVSEKFQIAAQKVGIGLLIALMVFAFYNDIKRFFIPKSQTTHSIIKK; from the coding sequence ATGTATATATTATACGGTATTTTAGCTTTGGTTGTAATGATTATAATTCACGAGTTTGGACATTTTATCGTAGCTGTTTTAAGTGGAGTTAAAGTAGAGCGTTTTTCTATAGGTTTTGGACCAGTTTTGCTTAAAAAACAAACTAAAATTACAGAATTTGTGATATCAGCTGTGCCGCTTGGCGGTTATGTTAAAATGAAAGGCGAAGATCCAAACAGTATAGATGAAAATGATAGAGAAGGCGCATTTTATGCTCAAAGTGTGTATAAAAGAATGCTTATAGTATTTGCTGGGCCTTTTTTTAACATATTGTCAGCGGTTTTATTTTTTGCTATTGCTTATTTTATAGGAATACAAACATTATCACCTCAAATTGGTAAAGTCTTGAAAGATTCGCCGGCCTATTTTGCGCATTTGCAGCCAAAAGATACTGTCAGAAAAATAAATAATATCGATGTTACTACATGGGAAGATATGTCAAAAATAATAAAAACACATGATAATTTAAATCTAATTGTAAAAAGGGATGGGAAATTAATAAGTGTTTATATAAAACCAAAGGCCGAAGTAGTAAAAAACCCATTGGGATATAGTGAAAAAATCCATGTCATTGGTATTTTACCATCTGGAGAAACAACGATTGTTAAATATCCGATATGGAAATCTTTATACTTAGGTGTTGAAAAAACAATTTACATTACGAAATTAACAATTGAAGGTATAATAAGGCTTATTGGCGGCTTTATCCCATCTTCTGAAGTGGGTGGGCCCATAATGATTGTTGATATTGCAAGCAAAGCCGCACAAGCGGGTTTTGGGGCTTTTCTGATATTTGCAAGCATTATTAGTATTAATTTGGGGCTTTTGAATCTATTTCCTATACCTGTTTTAGATGGCGGACACTTAATGTTTTTTACTATAGAAGCGATCAGGAAAAAACCTGTAAGCGAAAAATTTCAGATTGCTGCGCAAAAGGTAGGAATTGGGCTTTTGATTGCATTAATGGTTTTTGCATTTTACAATGATATAAAAAGATTTTTCATACCAAAATCGCAAACAACACACAGTATAATAAAAAAATGA
- the ispG gene encoding flavodoxin-dependent (E)-4-hydroxy-3-methylbut-2-enyl-diphosphate synthase — MSFIERKRTKKIYVGNIGIGGFEPISVQSMTNTDTRSIDATLAQINSLYAKGCEIVRCAVVDEQACKAISILKQKSPIPIIVDIHFDHKLAICSIEHNADCIRINPGNIGSFDKVKTIVNAAQQRNVPLRIGVNSGSLEKNLLAKYSGVCVDALVESAYNWVMRLEDIGFRNFKLSIKSSSVEETILAYEKISSMVEYPLHIGLTEAGGDFEGIIKSTCAVSVLLRQGIGDTIRVSLTDAPEKEIDVAFEILNALGLRKKQSIEFISCPTCGRIEIDLIELTKQVKARLSHIKKPIKVAIMGCVVNALGEARQADLAIAGGRHFGLIIEKGKVVKKVKEDKLLDSFVEQVEEYVKKQS, encoded by the coding sequence ATGAGTTTTATTGAACGAAAAAGAACAAAAAAAATATACGTAGGTAATATTGGCATTGGTGGTTTTGAACCAATAAGTGTTCAATCAATGACCAATACTGATACAAGAAGCATTGATGCTACACTTGCACAAATTAATTCTTTATATGCTAAGGGGTGTGAGATTGTTCGATGCGCTGTGGTTGATGAACAAGCGTGTAAGGCAATTTCTATCTTGAAGCAAAAAAGTCCTATACCTATCATAGTTGATATTCATTTTGACCACAAATTGGCAATTTGCTCAATTGAACACAATGCAGACTGTATAAGAATAAACCCTGGCAATATTGGTAGCTTTGATAAAGTAAAAACTATTGTTAATGCAGCGCAACAGCGCAATGTGCCACTTAGAATTGGTGTAAATAGCGGATCTTTGGAAAAGAATTTGCTAGCAAAATATAGTGGAGTATGTGTTGACGCTTTGGTTGAAAGCGCTTATAACTGGGTTATGAGATTAGAGGATATTGGGTTTAGAAACTTTAAATTATCAATAAAATCTTCAAGCGTGGAAGAGACAATTTTGGCTTATGAAAAAATTTCTTCTATGGTTGAGTATCCTTTGCATATTGGTCTTACAGAAGCTGGAGGTGATTTTGAAGGTATAATAAAATCTACTTGTGCTGTAAGTGTACTTCTAAGACAAGGGATTGGTGATACAATAAGGGTATCATTGACAGATGCACCAGAAAAAGAGATTGATGTTGCTTTTGAAATTCTAAATGCTTTGGGTTTGAGAAAAAAACAATCAATAGAGTTTATTTCTTGTCCAACTTGTGGTAGAATAGAAATAGATTTAATTGAGTTGACAAAACAGGTGAAGGCAAGACTTTCGCACATTAAAAAACCAATAAAGGTGGCAATTATGGGCTGCGTTGTAAATGCATTGGGCGAGGCAAGACAGGCTGATTTAGCCATTGCAGGCGGTAGGCATTTTGGTTTAATTATAGAAAAAGGTAAAGTCGTAAAAAAAGTAAAGGAAGATAAACTACTTGATAGTTTTGTCGAGCAGGTTGAGGAATATGTTAAAAAACAATCTTAA